The Pasteurella multocida genome contains a region encoding:
- a CDS encoding Dyp-type peroxidase, translating to MTAQSGVLLEHCKAAIYLEANITDLTVIPEASRQFCDKLAQLQQTYPDARLGAVVAFGDRVWKQLAGENSAKELKPFVTLGKGDASAPATQWDLLIHIQSLRPDVNFSVALAAMNCFGKAIQVEQEIHGFRWVEERDFTGFIDGTENPQATKRAEVALIAQGDDTDGSYVFTQRYEHNLTKWEKLTTAKQEMVIGRTKPDSIELENKVDTSHVGRTDLKENGVGLKILRHSLPYGKASEKHGLFFVAYCATLYNIEQQLLNMFGEKDGKTDRLLGFTKAVTGSYYFAPSLEKLKTL from the coding sequence ATGACAGCGCAAAGTGGCGTATTATTAGAGCATTGCAAAGCTGCAATTTATTTAGAAGCAAACATCACGGATCTGACGGTGATTCCTGAAGCAAGTCGTCAATTCTGTGACAAATTAGCACAATTACAACAAACCTATCCTGATGCTAGACTAGGCGCGGTTGTTGCCTTTGGCGATAGGGTGTGGAAACAATTAGCAGGAGAGAACAGTGCAAAAGAGCTCAAACCTTTTGTGACATTAGGTAAAGGTGATGCCTCCGCACCTGCCACCCAATGGGATCTGTTGATTCATATTCAATCTTTACGTCCTGATGTGAATTTTTCTGTCGCCTTAGCCGCGATGAACTGCTTTGGTAAAGCGATTCAGGTTGAGCAAGAAATTCATGGTTTTCGCTGGGTAGAAGAACGTGATTTTACTGGTTTTATTGATGGTACAGAAAATCCACAAGCAACAAAACGCGCAGAGGTCGCACTCATTGCACAAGGTGACGATACGGATGGAAGTTATGTCTTTACACAACGCTATGAGCATAATTTAACCAAATGGGAAAAGCTTACTACTGCGAAGCAGGAAATGGTAATTGGGCGGACTAAGCCGGACAGTATTGAGTTAGAAAATAAAGTGGATACCTCACATGTAGGGCGAACTGATCTAAAAGAAAATGGTGTGGGATTAAAAATTTTACGTCATAGTTTACCTTATGGTAAAGCCAGTGAGAAACACGGTTTATTCTTTGTTGCTTACTGTGCAACCCTGTATAACATTGAGCAACAGTTACTCAATATGTTTGGTGAAAAAGACGGTAAAACCGATCGTTTACTAGGCTTTACTAAAGCAGTAACCGGGAGCTATTATTTTGCGCCGTCATTAGAGAAATTAAAAACTCTCTAA
- the mrcB gene encoding penicillin-binding protein 1B, whose translation MPKSNKTNVSRKKSSWLLLFAKVSFTLICMLAFYGLYLDWQIRSKMDGQIWRLPAEVYSRIERISLEEQLSFEQVKQRLLDNDYRQTTLVAAPGDFKVEGDTLVLLRRAFPFPVQPEAQRVFRLRFKHNQLAVIEDLINQRTIPEFRLAPKLIAMLQSEKEERLAIPLHNYPRLLIDALLLTEDRRFYQHEGISLLGIARAMITNIQAGHTVQGGSTLTQQLVKNLFLSNKRTLSRKVNEALMAVILDWRYDKNRILETYLNEIYLGQNGDTQIHGFELASHFYFGRSTNEISLDQIALLVGMVKGPSLYNPWRNPNTALERRNVVLRLLLDHQVIGHELYQMLVQRPLGVQERGQITRKYPAFIQTLQAELREQLGENKATNLLGARIFSTLDPKQQTHAENAVVSATSTLQAKHKNPHLQSAMVIADYRLGEVRAIVGGLQTQYAGFNRALSAKRQIGSLVKPAIYLTALSVPDKFRLNTAIQNQPITIQIKGSPPWQPRNYDRKYSGSVMLMDALARSLNIPTVNIGMQVGLEKVIETQKKMGWDKVQIPKVPATLLGAYAISPYEVTHLYQVIANQGQKIPLATIDSITDQQGNLLYQRRLEPEQVVPAEASYQTLYAMQQTVTRGTARSLQNQFSHLHLAGKTGTTNDARDTWFVGIDGENIVTVWLGRDDNGETKLTGASGALQIYQNYLQRHPATVLHLPSLNSIQWVGINDYGSWDCSSARQIPVWINHAQSFCQAPEISKQESVWDVLSPGAPSNQPAPVEDAIAN comes from the coding sequence ATGCCAAAATCCAACAAAACCAATGTAAGCCGAAAAAAATCTTCTTGGCTCCTCTTATTTGCCAAAGTGAGTTTTACATTAATCTGTATGTTGGCGTTTTATGGATTGTATTTAGATTGGCAAATACGCTCTAAAATGGATGGGCAGATCTGGCGACTCCCCGCAGAAGTCTATAGCCGTATTGAACGTATCAGTCTTGAAGAACAACTGAGCTTTGAACAAGTCAAACAACGTTTATTAGACAATGATTATCGTCAAACCACCCTAGTAGCAGCCCCTGGCGATTTTAAAGTGGAAGGTGATACCCTCGTTTTGCTACGACGCGCGTTTCCCTTTCCTGTACAACCAGAAGCACAACGTGTCTTTCGCCTACGTTTTAAACACAATCAATTGGCAGTAATTGAAGATTTAATCAACCAACGTACCATTCCTGAGTTTCGTTTAGCGCCAAAATTAATCGCTATGCTACAGTCAGAGAAAGAAGAGCGTTTAGCGATCCCACTCCATAACTATCCACGTTTATTAATCGATGCATTATTACTTACCGAAGATCGTCGCTTTTACCAACATGAAGGGATCAGTTTACTCGGCATTGCACGTGCGATGATCACCAATATTCAAGCAGGTCATACTGTACAAGGTGGCAGTACCTTAACGCAACAATTAGTCAAAAATCTGTTTTTAAGCAACAAACGAACCCTAAGCCGTAAAGTCAATGAAGCCTTGATGGCAGTGATTTTAGATTGGCGTTACGATAAAAATCGTATTTTAGAAACCTATTTAAATGAAATTTATTTAGGGCAAAATGGCGATACTCAAATTCATGGTTTTGAACTGGCTAGCCACTTTTATTTTGGGCGCTCAACCAACGAAATTAGTTTGGATCAAATCGCCTTATTAGTTGGCATGGTCAAAGGTCCTTCTCTTTATAATCCTTGGCGGAATCCGAACACCGCATTAGAGCGCCGTAATGTGGTACTGCGTTTACTCCTCGATCATCAAGTAATTGGTCATGAACTGTATCAAATGTTAGTCCAGCGCCCATTAGGCGTACAGGAACGTGGTCAAATTACGCGCAAGTACCCTGCCTTCATTCAGACTTTACAAGCTGAATTACGTGAGCAATTAGGCGAAAACAAAGCCACAAATTTATTAGGAGCACGGATTTTTTCAACCTTAGATCCTAAACAACAAACCCATGCAGAAAATGCAGTAGTCAGTGCGACATCTACCTTACAAGCGAAACACAAAAACCCCCATTTACAATCTGCGATGGTAATTGCTGATTATCGTTTAGGCGAAGTGCGGGCCATTGTTGGTGGTTTACAAACACAATATGCGGGCTTTAATCGTGCCTTAAGCGCCAAACGCCAAATTGGCTCTTTAGTAAAACCCGCCATTTATTTGACCGCACTTTCAGTACCTGACAAGTTCCGTCTTAATACAGCGATTCAAAATCAACCGATTACCATTCAAATTAAAGGCAGCCCACCGTGGCAACCGCGTAACTATGATCGCAAATACAGCGGTTCCGTGATGTTAATGGATGCCTTAGCTCGTTCCTTAAACATCCCAACAGTAAATATTGGGATGCAAGTGGGATTAGAGAAAGTGATTGAAACACAAAAGAAAATGGGTTGGGATAAAGTACAAATCCCCAAGGTACCCGCCACCTTATTGGGCGCTTATGCGATTTCCCCTTACGAAGTCACGCATTTATATCAAGTGATCGCCAATCAAGGACAAAAAATCCCGTTGGCGACCATTGACAGCATCACAGACCAACAAGGAAATCTCTTATATCAACGCCGCTTAGAACCTGAGCAAGTGGTACCGGCTGAAGCCAGTTATCAAACACTGTATGCCATGCAACAAACCGTAACGCGAGGCACTGCGCGCAGTTTACAAAACCAATTTAGTCACTTACATCTTGCTGGAAAAACAGGCACTACCAATGATGCACGTGATACCTGGTTTGTGGGCATTGATGGTGAAAACATCGTGACGGTTTGGTTAGGGCGTGATGATAATGGCGAAACCAAACTAACTGGCGCTTCTGGTGCCTTGCAAATTTATCAAAATTATTTACAGCGTCATCCGGCAACTGTACTTCACTTACCTTCTCTTAACAGTATTCAATGGGTGGGGATTAATGATTATGGTAGTTGGGATTGTTCAAGCGCACGTCAAATTCCCGTTTGGATAAATCATGCTCAGTCTTTTTGCCAAGCACCTGAAATCAGCAAACAAGAAAGCGTATGGGATGTGTTATCGCCGGGTGCTCCATCAAACCAACCGGCACCAGTAGAAGATGCTATTGCTAACTGA
- a CDS encoding YacL family protein, with the protein MDFQFTSHLGSIMAKCSMGHEAIANWFNSEVRSDSAKIQTVLQQLQTGKAQQDITLIGTEYSVFINQEEVMVRANNLMLEHDQPLEDDFHYYDEESIAFCGTDDFIHFLQSALAFIQS; encoded by the coding sequence ATGGATTTCCAATTCACATCTCATTTAGGTTCGATAATGGCGAAATGTTCTATGGGACATGAAGCCATTGCAAACTGGTTTAATAGCGAAGTGCGGTCAGATTCTGCCAAAATTCAAACAGTACTTCAGCAACTCCAAACAGGCAAAGCACAACAAGACATCACACTCATTGGGACAGAATACAGTGTATTTATCAATCAAGAAGAAGTCATGGTTCGCGCTAATAATCTAATGCTTGAACATGACCAACCGCTTGAAGATGATTTCCACTATTACGATGAAGAAAGTATTGCCTTTTGTGGCACAGATGACTTTATCCATTTCTTACAATCTGCACTAGCTTTCATCCAATCCTAA
- the erpA gene encoding iron-sulfur cluster insertion protein ErpA, which translates to MTEISVPLIFTDAAANKVKALISEEENPNLKLRVYITGGGCSGFQYGFTFDEKVNDGDLTIEKSGVHLVIDPMSLQYLIGGTVDYTEGLEGSRFVVNNPNASTTCGCGSSFSI; encoded by the coding sequence ATGACAGAGATTTCCGTGCCACTGATCTTTACTGATGCGGCTGCCAACAAAGTAAAAGCCTTAATCAGTGAAGAGGAAAACCCGAATTTGAAATTACGCGTCTATATTACCGGCGGTGGGTGTAGTGGTTTCCAATATGGTTTTACTTTCGATGAAAAAGTAAACGACGGTGATTTAACTATTGAGAAATCTGGCGTGCACTTAGTGATCGATCCCATGAGTTTACAATATTTAATTGGGGGAACCGTGGACTATACTGAGGGCTTAGAAGGTTCTCGTTTCGTTGTGAATAATCCAAACGCCTCAACTACCTGTGGTTGTGGTTCATCTTTCAGTATTTGA
- the map gene encoding type I methionyl aminopeptidase, with protein sequence MAIPLRTEDEIVKLREACKLASDVLVMIEPYVKAGVSTGELDRICHEYMVNEQKTISACLGYHGFPKATCISVNEVVCHGIPSDDKILKHGDIVNIDVTVIKDGYFGDNSKMYIVGETNVRSQKLCEAAQEALYVGLRTVKPGIRLNEIGRAIQTYTENQGFSVVREYCGHGIGSEFHCEPQVLHYYADDGGVILQPGMVFTIEPMINAGKKEVRLMGDGWTVKTKDRSHSAQYEHQLVVTETGCEVMTIREEEVAAGRIQRIMVNV encoded by the coding sequence ATGGCAATTCCATTAAGAACGGAAGACGAAATTGTGAAGTTACGTGAGGCATGTAAGTTAGCCTCAGATGTCTTAGTGATGATTGAACCTTATGTTAAAGCGGGCGTGAGTACAGGTGAGTTGGATCGTATTTGCCATGAGTATATGGTGAACGAACAAAAAACTATTTCAGCTTGTTTAGGTTATCATGGCTTTCCAAAAGCGACCTGTATTTCTGTTAATGAAGTCGTTTGTCACGGCATTCCCAGTGACGACAAAATATTAAAGCATGGCGATATTGTTAATATTGATGTGACGGTGATTAAAGACGGTTATTTTGGCGATAATTCGAAGATGTATATTGTAGGTGAAACCAATGTGCGTAGCCAAAAATTATGCGAAGCAGCACAAGAAGCTCTCTATGTCGGATTACGTACAGTAAAACCGGGGATCCGTTTAAATGAGATTGGTCGAGCAATACAAACATACACCGAAAATCAAGGGTTTAGCGTAGTACGTGAATATTGTGGACATGGCATCGGTTCAGAATTCCACTGTGAGCCACAAGTGCTACATTACTACGCAGACGATGGCGGTGTCATTTTACAACCGGGTATGGTGTTTACGATTGAACCGATGATTAATGCGGGGAAAAAAGAAGTGCGTTTAATGGGAGATGGCTGGACTGTTAAAACCAAAGATCGTAGCCATTCTGCGCAATATGAACATCAATTAGTCGTCACGGAAACGGGTTGTGAAGTGATGACTATTCGAGAAGAAGAGGTCGCCGCAGGACGCATTCAACGAATCATGGTGAATGTCTAA
- the glnD gene encoding bifunctional uridylyltransferase/uridylyl-removing protein GlnD, whose translation MLFPYFPLSELDVSAVRTQKENLKQFELTQFAHYEIYDLITNRTQFCDHLLRDLWLRFGLVKDNTLTLIAVGGYGREEMFPLSDLDFLILTSEQVEAQTEQKIRQFVQFLWDCGFDVGHAVRTLSECEQAGRDNITVATNLLEARYLEGNFSQFQQLDNVLQKADFWPREAFFQAKYQERVERYQRYHNTSYNLEPDIKHSPGGLRDLHLLYWIALRHTGAKNLTDILNSGFIYPQEYAQLLESQQFLFKVRFALHLILKRYDNRLLFERQIRVAELLEFVGPGNQGVEKMMKSFFQALQTISLLSDLLVKHYREHFLQTNEPVQVRLLDKEFQCVNNAICLRQANLFVEQPEQILSLFFHLTQDHQLDIHSSTLRQLHLALEQRSGYLSELPAARERFLRLFNQPGAIARALVPMHKYGVLKAYLPQWHHIEGLMQFDLFHCYTVDEHIVRTLLKLEYFLEAESVVPHPICSQIFSRLTDRTLLYIAALFHDIAKGRGGDHAELGAVDVAQFAQQHGFDQREIHTLTWLVEQHLLMSVTAQRRDIHDPEVVLHFAEAVQNNVRLDYLICLTVADICATNETLWNSWKRTLIATLYQFTTQQFAQGMDCLLDHAEKIENHRQQALTLLTQNSLLSAVQIEEIWQRCPEEYFLRNTPKQIAWHTELLADNQTELLVKISNRFSEGGTEIFVYCQDQPNLFHKVVTTIGAKKFSIHDAQIITSHDGYVFDSFIITELDGKLVKFDRRRSLEKALMQALNTSKLPTFRATHNPKLQHFHVKTEVRFLKEQRTDQTEMELFALDQTGLLAKVSQVFSELKLNLLNAKITTIGEKAEDFFILTNSEDRALTAEQRQCLTQRLHEVLEPK comes from the coding sequence ATGCTTTTTCCTTATTTTCCCTTAAGTGAGCTTGATGTCAGTGCAGTACGAACTCAGAAAGAAAATTTAAAGCAATTCGAGTTAACGCAATTTGCACACTATGAAATCTATGATCTGATTACTAACCGTACGCAATTTTGTGATCATCTCTTGCGGGATCTTTGGCTACGATTTGGCTTAGTCAAGGATAACACACTCACCTTGATCGCGGTGGGGGGATATGGTCGTGAAGAAATGTTTCCTTTGTCCGATTTGGATTTCTTGATCTTAACAAGCGAGCAGGTAGAGGCGCAAACTGAACAAAAAATTCGTCAATTCGTGCAATTTTTATGGGATTGTGGTTTTGATGTTGGGCATGCGGTGCGGACCTTATCAGAGTGTGAACAAGCTGGACGTGACAATATTACGGTTGCAACGAACTTATTAGAAGCGCGTTATTTAGAGGGGAATTTCTCACAATTTCAGCAGTTGGACAACGTATTGCAAAAAGCTGATTTTTGGCCACGTGAGGCATTTTTCCAAGCCAAATATCAAGAGCGAGTTGAACGTTATCAACGTTATCATAATACTAGCTATAACTTAGAGCCTGATATTAAACACAGCCCAGGCGGATTACGTGATCTTCACTTGTTATATTGGATCGCCTTACGTCATACTGGGGCGAAAAATCTAACGGATATTTTGAATTCGGGCTTTATATATCCTCAAGAATATGCGCAGTTACTGGAAAGTCAGCAATTTTTGTTTAAAGTGCGCTTTGCATTGCATTTAATTTTAAAACGTTATGACAACCGCTTGTTATTTGAACGTCAAATTCGTGTCGCAGAGTTACTTGAATTTGTCGGACCGGGTAATCAAGGTGTGGAAAAAATGATGAAGTCATTTTTCCAAGCGCTACAAACGATCTCCTTACTCAGTGATTTGCTAGTCAAACATTATCGCGAGCACTTTTTACAAACCAACGAACCCGTACAAGTTAGATTATTAGATAAGGAGTTCCAGTGTGTAAATAATGCCATTTGTTTACGCCAAGCAAATTTGTTTGTAGAACAACCCGAACAAATCCTAAGCTTATTTTTTCATTTAACGCAAGATCATCAGCTTGATATCCATTCTTCTACGTTACGTCAGTTACATCTTGCCCTTGAACAGCGCAGCGGTTATTTGTCTGAATTGCCGGCAGCAAGAGAGCGCTTCTTACGTTTATTCAATCAACCTGGTGCAATCGCGAGAGCACTGGTTCCTATGCATAAATACGGTGTATTAAAAGCCTACTTACCCCAGTGGCACCATATTGAAGGTTTAATGCAATTTGATTTATTTCATTGTTATACCGTAGATGAACATATTGTGCGAACTTTGCTGAAACTAGAATATTTTCTTGAGGCAGAAAGTGTGGTCCCCCATCCGATTTGTAGTCAGATTTTTTCGCGCTTAACCGACCGCACATTACTCTATATTGCAGCCTTATTCCATGATATTGCGAAAGGACGTGGCGGTGATCATGCCGAATTAGGGGCTGTTGATGTTGCTCAGTTTGCGCAGCAACATGGTTTTGATCAACGCGAAATTCACACACTGACTTGGTTGGTTGAGCAGCATCTACTCATGTCGGTTACTGCGCAACGGCGCGATATTCATGATCCCGAAGTAGTATTACATTTTGCGGAAGCCGTACAGAATAACGTACGTTTAGATTATTTAATCTGTTTAACGGTAGCGGATATTTGTGCGACAAATGAAACGTTATGGAACAGTTGGAAACGTACATTAATTGCTACCCTCTATCAATTTACCACGCAACAATTTGCACAAGGTATGGATTGCCTCTTGGATCATGCGGAGAAAATTGAAAATCATCGTCAGCAAGCCTTGACATTATTAACGCAAAATAGCCTGTTAAGTGCGGTACAAATTGAAGAAATTTGGCAGCGCTGTCCTGAAGAGTACTTTTTACGTAATACCCCGAAACAAATTGCTTGGCATACAGAATTACTGGCAGATAACCAAACAGAATTATTGGTTAAAATCAGTAATCGTTTTTCAGAAGGGGGAACCGAGATTTTTGTGTATTGCCAAGATCAACCGAACTTGTTTCATAAAGTGGTGACGACGATTGGCGCGAAGAAGTTCAGTATTCATGATGCACAAATCATCACCAGTCATGATGGTTATGTATTTGATAGTTTTATTATTACCGAATTAGATGGCAAGTTAGTGAAATTTGATCGTCGTCGTAGCTTAGAAAAAGCCTTAATGCAGGCACTGAATACGAGCAAATTGCCAACATTTCGTGCGACTCACAACCCTAAATTACAACATTTCCATGTCAAAACAGAGGTGCGCTTTTTAAAAGAACAGCGAACTGATCAAACGGAAATGGAATTGTTTGCTTTAGATCAGACTGGTTTACTTGCCAAAGTGAGTCAGGTGTTTAGTGAGTTAAAACTGAATTTGTTGAATGCCAAAATTACGACTATCGGCGAAAAGGCAGAGGATTTCTTTATTCTGACAAACAGTGAAGATCGCGCCTTAACGGCTGAACAGCGACAATGCCTAACACAGCGTTTACATGAAGTACTCGAACCAAAATAG
- a CDS encoding DMT family transporter: protein MAIIKDNYSLALLKVHGTAVLFGASGVFGALATTGAEMIVLGRVLIAFAALSLFFLLRRQKLIPMLGREIASQCLSGVLLGVHWVSFYQGIKIGGVAIGTLGFASFPAFVALFEMLFFKERLKTKEYFLLIAISLGLILITPAFEFGHQATQGLLWGIFSALSYGILAVINRKNVSTISGSQSSWCQYLVVAIMLLPFSAHQLPDVSWQDWFWIACIGLLCTTLAYTLFVSSLDTINARTAAMIISLEPVYAIAIAWIWLDEEPSLRMLLGGALIIVSVAIVNLKK, encoded by the coding sequence ATGGCGATAATTAAGGATAATTACAGCTTAGCATTGCTTAAGGTACACGGCACCGCAGTGTTATTTGGTGCCTCTGGTGTTTTTGGCGCATTAGCCACCACAGGTGCAGAAATGATTGTCTTAGGGCGTGTCTTAATTGCCTTTGCTGCGCTTTCACTTTTTTTCTTACTTCGTCGGCAAAAACTGATCCCCATGCTAGGGCGTGAAATCGCCAGCCAGTGTCTTTCTGGGGTGTTATTAGGTGTACATTGGGTGAGTTTTTACCAAGGGATAAAAATAGGTGGTGTGGCGATTGGTACTTTAGGCTTTGCCAGTTTCCCCGCCTTCGTTGCTTTGTTTGAAATGCTGTTCTTTAAAGAGCGGTTAAAAACAAAAGAATATTTTTTGCTGATCGCGATTTCGCTTGGGCTGATTTTGATTACCCCAGCCTTTGAGTTTGGTCATCAAGCTACACAAGGATTACTGTGGGGCATTTTTTCCGCCCTCAGTTATGGCATATTAGCGGTCATCAATCGCAAAAACGTCAGCACAATATCAGGTTCACAATCCAGTTGGTGTCAATATTTAGTGGTCGCCATTATGCTGTTGCCCTTTTCTGCACACCAGTTACCTGATGTGTCTTGGCAAGATTGGTTTTGGATCGCTTGCATTGGCTTACTTTGCACAACCTTGGCTTATACCCTATTTGTTTCTAGCTTAGATACGATCAATGCGCGCACTGCTGCAATGATCATTTCTCTTGAACCGGTATATGCCATTGCGATCGCGTGGATTTGGCTAGACGAAGAACCGAGTCTGCGTATGTTACTCGGTGGAGCATTAATTATTGTCTCCGTCGCGATTGTCAATTTGAAAAAATAG
- the hemL gene encoding glutamate-1-semialdehyde 2,1-aminomutase codes for MTTSLSLFQRAQHRIPGGVNSPVRAFKGVGGTPIFIEKAQGAYLYDTEGNQYIDYVGSWGPMILGHNHPTILDAVISTAQNGLSFGAPTALEIELAELVCSLVPSIDMVRMVSSGTEATMSAIRLARGYTKRDKIIKFEGCYHGHADSLLVKAGSGALTLGQPSSPGVPTDFAKHTLTCTYNDLDSVKHAFEQYPNEIACLIVEPVAGNMNCIPPQEGFLQGLRALCDQYGAVFIIDEVMTGFRVALGGAQTYYGVTPDLTCLGKVIGGGMPVGAFGGKKAIMQHIAPLGPVYQAGTLSGNPIAMAAGLACLTELKKAGNAQCLAQQTEKLALGLKALADKHHVPFVVNYVGGMFGIFFTEQKTVSSYQAVMACDTEKFNRFFHAMLAQGIYLAPSAFEAGFMSLAHSDQDIERTLQAADQVFSQLA; via the coding sequence ATGACAACCTCTTTATCTCTTTTTCAACGTGCACAACATCGAATTCCCGGCGGTGTAAATTCACCAGTACGTGCCTTTAAGGGAGTAGGTGGCACGCCGATTTTTATCGAAAAAGCCCAAGGTGCTTATCTTTATGATACTGAAGGCAATCAATATATTGATTATGTGGGATCTTGGGGACCGATGATTTTAGGGCATAACCACCCTACCATCTTAGATGCGGTCATCAGCACCGCTCAAAATGGGTTAAGTTTTGGCGCACCAACTGCGTTAGAAATTGAATTAGCAGAATTAGTTTGTTCATTAGTCCCCTCAATAGACATGGTACGTATGGTCAGTTCTGGGACAGAAGCGACTATGTCGGCTATTCGCTTAGCTCGTGGATACACTAAACGAGATAAAATCATTAAATTTGAAGGCTGTTACCATGGTCATGCTGATTCTTTGCTAGTAAAAGCTGGCTCGGGTGCGCTAACTTTAGGGCAACCAAGCTCACCCGGTGTACCTACAGATTTTGCCAAACATACTTTAACCTGTACATATAATGACCTAGATTCAGTCAAGCACGCTTTTGAACAATATCCTAATGAAATTGCTTGTCTGATTGTCGAGCCTGTGGCCGGTAACATGAACTGTATTCCACCTCAAGAGGGCTTTTTACAAGGCTTACGTGCACTCTGTGATCAATATGGTGCAGTCTTTATTATTGATGAAGTGATGACTGGTTTCCGTGTCGCATTAGGTGGTGCACAGACTTATTATGGCGTCACGCCGGACTTAACTTGTTTAGGCAAAGTGATTGGCGGCGGGATGCCTGTTGGTGCATTTGGCGGTAAAAAAGCCATTATGCAACACATTGCTCCGCTAGGTCCGGTTTATCAAGCGGGAACATTATCAGGCAACCCGATTGCCATGGCAGCCGGTCTTGCTTGCCTTACGGAGTTGAAAAAAGCGGGAAATGCACAATGTTTAGCCCAACAGACCGAGAAATTAGCACTTGGCTTAAAAGCCTTAGCAGACAAACATCATGTCCCGTTTGTAGTGAATTATGTTGGTGGGATGTTTGGCATTTTCTTTACTGAACAAAAAACTGTTTCTTCTTATCAAGCGGTGATGGCTTGTGATACAGAAAAATTCAACCGTTTTTTCCATGCCATGTTAGCACAAGGTATTTATCTTGCCCCTTCGGCGTTTGAAGCAGGCTTTATGTCACTCGCCCATTCTGATCAAGATATTGAGCGCACTTTGCAAGCTGCCGATCAAGTTTTCTCTCAGTTAGCTTAA
- the wecA gene encoding UDP-N-acetylglucosamine--undecaprenyl-phosphate N-acetylglucosaminephosphotransferase yields MLLSLIVTFLGAFLTLLFMRPIAQKIGLVDKPNFRKRHQGAIPLIGGVSLFVGNLCFYLLEWEQMRLPTLYLFSIFVLLVIGMIDDRFDISPFLRAGIQAILAILMIDLGNLYLDHLGQILGPFQLTLGSIGLIITVLATIAAINAFNMIDGIDGLLGGLSSVAFVSIGILLIKDNQLDLAYWSFALIIAILPYFMMNLGIPFGQKFKVFMGDAGSTLIGFTIIWILLLSTQGKGHPMNPVTALWIIAIPLIDMIAIMYRRLRKGKSPFRPDRLHVHHLMMRAGLTSRQAFLLITFAAAICATIGILGEIFYINEWLMFAGFILLFFMYSYSITRAWRITRWIRRMRRRAKRIHNKG; encoded by the coding sequence ATGCTATTGAGTTTAATTGTGACATTTTTGGGGGCATTTCTGACATTATTATTTATGCGCCCGATTGCCCAAAAAATAGGTTTAGTTGATAAACCGAATTTTCGTAAGCGCCATCAGGGTGCGATTCCTCTAATTGGTGGTGTGTCGTTGTTTGTTGGGAATCTCTGCTTCTATTTATTAGAGTGGGAACAAATGCGCTTACCAACACTTTATTTATTTAGTATTTTTGTGTTGCTTGTGATCGGTATGATTGATGACCGTTTTGACATCAGCCCTTTTTTGCGTGCCGGTATTCAAGCAATATTAGCTATATTAATGATTGATCTCGGTAATCTTTATTTAGATCATTTGGGGCAAATTCTCGGTCCATTTCAGCTGACACTTGGATCCATTGGCTTAATTATTACAGTGCTAGCCACTATAGCTGCAATTAATGCCTTTAATATGATTGATGGGATTGATGGTTTACTAGGCGGATTATCGAGTGTGGCTTTTGTGTCTATTGGCATTTTATTAATTAAGGATAATCAGCTTGACTTGGCTTATTGGAGCTTTGCCTTAATTATTGCTATTCTGCCTTATTTTATGATGAATTTAGGCATTCCTTTTGGGCAGAAATTTAAAGTATTTATGGGCGATGCGGGCAGTACTTTAATTGGCTTTACGATTATTTGGATTTTACTGCTCAGTACGCAAGGTAAAGGGCATCCAATGAATCCTGTGACAGCATTATGGATAATCGCGATCCCACTTATTGATATGATTGCGATTATGTATCGCCGTTTACGTAAAGGCAAAAGCCCATTCCGTCCAGACCGTTTACATGTACATCATTTAATGATGCGTGCCGGTTTAACATCTCGTCAAGCTTTCTTATTAATTACTTTCGCAGCGGCAATTTGTGCCACGATTGGTATTTTAGGGGAGATTTTTTATATTAATGAATGGCTGATGTTTGCCGGATTTATTCTATTATTTTTTATGTATTCTTATTCAATTACACGTGCGTGGCGTATTACACGTTGGATTAGACGAATGAGAAGACGCGCAAAACGTATTCATAATAAGGGTTAA